A single region of the Halorubrum depositum genome encodes:
- a CDS encoding sensor histidine kinase, which produces MSPPRHRVRPQHGVYALGALCIGLGLAHLATEGEGLGTGLEAFVICGIALLVVATGYELPNRPISRSGKWRALRLALTVAGSFALLALAVWLIWAMEGDRRELTFLLAFATTLGSAVGVRGGLYAVEADERLDEARDLTKLLTINQRVLRHNLRNELCVALGNLDRIERRDHGAETNEDVRIARAHLESLLETTDRTREIVSIWDTDQRETFRLRELVEERIEAVGTAYPDVSIATEFDDDPRVASHPALPAAVEEALRNAAEHTPTDVAVTVALRTDRTGAAVVEVVDSGTGVPKFDADAIESPEETSLVHTQGLGLWIIYWTVETSDGTFELLENEPTGTVVRITVPTAEES; this is translated from the coding sequence GTGTCACCTCCACGTCACCGGGTCCGTCCACAGCACGGGGTGTACGCGCTGGGGGCCCTCTGTATCGGGCTCGGACTCGCCCACCTCGCGACCGAGGGCGAGGGGCTCGGGACGGGACTGGAGGCGTTCGTGATCTGCGGTATCGCCCTCCTCGTGGTCGCGACGGGGTACGAGCTCCCGAACCGACCGATCTCCCGGTCCGGGAAGTGGCGGGCGCTGCGGTTGGCGCTCACCGTGGCCGGCTCGTTCGCGCTCCTCGCGCTCGCCGTCTGGCTGATATGGGCGATGGAGGGAGACCGGCGGGAGCTCACCTTCCTCCTCGCGTTCGCGACCACGCTCGGCTCCGCCGTCGGCGTCCGCGGCGGGCTGTACGCGGTCGAGGCCGACGAGCGGCTCGACGAGGCCCGCGACCTCACCAAGCTGTTGACGATAAACCAGCGCGTGCTGCGACACAACCTCCGGAACGAGCTCTGCGTCGCGCTCGGCAACCTGGATCGGATCGAACGGCGCGATCACGGCGCGGAGACGAACGAGGACGTGCGGATCGCGCGGGCGCACCTGGAGAGCCTCCTCGAGACGACCGACCGCACGCGGGAGATCGTCTCGATCTGGGACACCGACCAGCGCGAGACGTTCCGCCTCCGGGAGCTCGTAGAGGAGCGGATCGAAGCGGTCGGGACGGCGTACCCGGACGTGTCGATCGCGACCGAGTTCGACGACGACCCCCGCGTGGCGTCGCACCCGGCGCTCCCGGCGGCGGTCGAGGAGGCGCTCCGCAACGCGGCCGAGCACACGCCGACCGACGTCGCGGTCACGGTCGCGCTCCGCACGGACCGGACGGGAGCGGCGGTCGTGGAGGTCGTCGACAGCGGAACGGGGGTCCCGAAGTTCGACGCGGACGCGATCGAGAGCCCCGAGGAGACGTCGCTCGTCCACACGCAGGGGCTCGGGCTCTGGATCATCTACTGGACCGTCGAGACGTCGGACGGGACGTTCGAGCTGCTCGAGAACGAGCCGACCGGGACGGTCGTCCGGATCACGGTGCCGACCGCGGAGGAGTCCTGA
- the trxA gene encoding thioredoxin: MTEEIEAIRRQKMEELRNRDEAGATDEVEPRSPSEPVPVDGKAELNETVSERDVVLVDFYADWCGPCQMLEPVVESIAAETDATVAKVDVDANQALAAEYGVRGVPTLLLFADGEPAERLVGMQDEARLRSVIEEHA; encoded by the coding sequence ATGACCGAGGAAATCGAGGCGATCCGACGACAGAAGATGGAGGAGCTTCGGAACCGAGACGAAGCGGGAGCGACCGACGAGGTGGAGCCGCGGAGCCCGTCCGAGCCCGTTCCGGTCGACGGGAAGGCGGAACTGAACGAGACCGTCTCCGAACGCGACGTCGTGCTGGTCGACTTCTACGCCGACTGGTGCGGCCCGTGTCAGATGCTCGAACCGGTCGTCGAGTCGATCGCCGCCGAGACCGACGCGACCGTGGCGAAGGTCGACGTCGACGCGAACCAGGCGCTCGCCGCCGAGTACGGCGTCCGCGGCGTCCCGACGCTCCTGCTGTTCGCCGACGGAGAGCCGGCCGAACGCCTCGTCGGAATGCAGGACGAAGCGCGGCTCCGCTCCGTGATCGAGGAGCACGCCTGA